From one uncultured Bacteroides sp. genomic stretch:
- a CDS encoding tetratricopeptide repeat protein, whose translation MKKIIFLALCLSMSITVFGQDSLAIDSVHQKNSASYAHSGLIKRINNITKADGDSAYIKNDFATAIQIYETLLKGGEAADLYYNLGNSYYKTGDMARAILNYERALLIEPGNGDIRANLEIARSKTVDKFEPVPELFFVSWTNSLVNSMGVDSWATSGIIFFILFIIALFFYIFSRRIILRKCSFIFGLLFLLFTILANIFAFHQMNMLNSRSGAIIISPSVTIRSTPSESGTNLFVLHEGHKVYIKDNSMKEWKEIRLEDGKVGWLKSSEIEVI comes from the coding sequence ATGAAAAAAATAATATTTCTTGCTTTATGTTTATCCATGTCCATCACAGTATTTGGGCAAGATTCTTTAGCTATTGACTCAGTTCATCAAAAGAATTCAGCTTCATATGCACATTCAGGGTTAATAAAAAGAATCAATAATATAACAAAAGCCGACGGAGATAGTGCCTATATAAAAAATGATTTTGCTACAGCTATTCAAATCTATGAAACGCTTTTAAAAGGAGGTGAAGCTGCTGACTTATATTATAACTTGGGCAATAGCTATTATAAAACAGGCGATATGGCAAGAGCTATTCTTAACTATGAACGCGCTTTGTTAATTGAACCGGGAAATGGCGACATTAGAGCTAATTTAGAAATTGCTCGAAGCAAAACGGTTGATAAATTTGAACCTGTGCCAGAATTATTCTTTGTTAGTTGGACTAACAGCCTAGTGAATAGTATGGGAGTAGATTCTTGGGCTACATCCGGCATTATCTTTTTCATTTTATTCATTATAGCATTATTCTTCTATATCTTTTCAAGGCGAATTATATTAAGAAAATGCAGTTTTATTTTCGGCCTGCTTTTTCTTTTATTTACTATCCTAGCCAATATTTTCGCATTTCACCAAATGAATATGTTAAATAGCAGGAGTGGAGCAATCATTATATCCCCCAGTGTAACAATTCGTAGTACTCCGAGTGAAAGTGGCACTAATTTATTTGTTCTTCATGAAGGTCACAAAGTTTATATAAAAGACAATTCAATGAAAGAATGGAAAGAAATTCGTTTGGAGGACGGAAAAGTAGGTTGGCTAAAATCGAGTGAAATTGAAGTAATATAA
- a CDS encoding DNA-binding protein: MRTITFNELRRIKDSLPSGSMHRIADELDLNVDTVRNFFGGHNFKEGKSVGIHLEPGPDGGLVMLDDTTVLDKAIRILNELNIKVQKEHIVETIPA; the protein is encoded by the coding sequence ATGAGAACAATAACATTTAATGAACTCCGTCGAATCAAAGATTCATTGCCAAGTGGTAGCATGCATAGAATAGCAGATGAGCTAGATTTGAATGTGGATACGGTGAGAAACTTCTTTGGTGGCCATAATTTTAAAGAAGGTAAAAGCGTTGGAATTCATCTAGAGCCAGGTCCCGATGGTGGATTAGTAATGCTTGATGATACTACAGTACTTGATAAAGCTATAAGAATATTGAATGAGCTAAATATAAAGGTGCAAAAAGAACATATTGTAGAGACAATACCCGCATAA
- a CDS encoding ATP-dependent Clp protease ATP-binding subunit has product MNNQFSPKVSEIIIYSKEEANRLKNSYIGPEHLLLGLIRDGEGKAIEILSGLNINLPGLKMRIESMLKLHQDEMLLPDADVPLSNDASRILKMGILEARLLKSHIADTEHLLLAILKDKHNIAAAILEENNVDYRKIFEQISLQPDINSGLGFTEDDDEDDDEMDNSHSAGSRNQPEHQQPAQAIKKPANETPVLDNFGTDMTKAAEEGKLDPVVGREREIERLAQILSRRKKNNPILIGEPGVGKSAIVEGLALRIIQKKVSRILFDKRVVALDMTSVVAGTKYRGQFEERIRSILNELQRNPNVIVFIDEIHTIVGAGSAAGSMDAANMLKPALARGEIQCIGATTLDEYRKNIEKDGALERRFQKIIVEPTTAEETLQILKNIKDKYEDHHNVNYTDAALEACVKLTDRYITDHNFPDKAIDALDESGSRIHLTNISVPKEIEEQERLIEGTKAQKNEAVKLQNYELAASYRDKEKELLAQLDQMKKDWEATLKDNRQTVNEEDIANVVSMMSGIPVQRMAQAEGAKLAHMKDDLELKVIAQNAAIEKLVKAILRSRVGLKDPNKPIGTFMFLGPTGVGKTHLAKELAKYMFGSSDALIRIDMSEFMEKFTVSRLVGAPPGYVGYEEGGQLTEKVRRKPYSIILLDEIEKAHPDVFNLLLQVMDEGRLTDSYGRIVDFKNTVIIMTSNIGTRQLKDFGRGVGFSTNSQVDNKAFSQNVIQKALNKSFAPEFLNRVDEIITFDQLSLEAIIKIVDIELSGLYSRIASIGYTLEVDDAAKKLIASKGYDVQYGARPLKRAIQNYLEDKLSELIISSSLKDGDTIRVSPNEANNELEMIREEKK; this is encoded by the coding sequence ATGAATAATCAATTCTCACCAAAGGTTTCTGAGATCATCATATATAGCAAAGAAGAAGCAAATCGCCTAAAAAACAGCTATATAGGACCCGAACACCTTTTATTAGGGCTCATTCGAGATGGCGAAGGTAAAGCAATTGAAATTCTTTCCGGATTGAATATAAACCTTCCCGGGTTAAAAATGCGAATAGAAAGCATGCTAAAATTGCATCAAGACGAAATGTTGCTACCTGATGCAGATGTGCCTTTATCTAATGATGCTTCAAGAATTCTAAAAATGGGTATCCTTGAAGCACGTTTACTTAAAAGCCACATTGCTGATACAGAACATCTTCTACTTGCTATTCTGAAAGACAAACATAATATAGCAGCAGCAATATTAGAGGAAAACAATGTAGATTACAGGAAAATATTCGAACAAATATCTTTGCAGCCTGACATTAATTCAGGTTTAGGTTTTACCGAAGACGACGACGAAGATGATGATGAAATGGATAATTCCCACTCTGCTGGCAGTAGAAACCAGCCAGAACACCAACAACCAGCTCAAGCAATCAAAAAACCAGCTAATGAAACTCCGGTTCTCGATAATTTCGGTACTGATATGACAAAAGCAGCTGAAGAAGGAAAACTAGATCCTGTTGTTGGGCGTGAACGTGAAATTGAGCGATTGGCTCAAATTTTAAGTCGTCGAAAGAAAAATAATCCTATATTAATAGGTGAACCCGGCGTAGGAAAATCAGCTATTGTAGAGGGATTAGCTCTTCGGATTATACAAAAAAAAGTTTCACGCATATTATTTGATAAACGCGTTGTAGCACTAGATATGACCTCTGTTGTGGCAGGAACAAAATATCGCGGGCAATTTGAAGAACGCATTCGTTCCATATTGAATGAATTGCAGAGGAATCCTAATGTCATTGTGTTTATAGATGAGATTCATACTATTGTGGGAGCTGGATCGGCTGCTGGTTCCATGGATGCAGCCAACATGCTAAAGCCCGCTTTGGCGCGCGGAGAAATACAATGCATCGGAGCTACAACTCTTGATGAATACAGAAAGAATATAGAAAAAGACGGTGCATTAGAACGTCGTTTTCAAAAAATAATAGTGGAACCCACTACCGCTGAAGAGACCCTGCAAATCTTAAAAAATATAAAAGATAAATACGAGGACCACCATAATGTAAATTATACAGACGCTGCACTTGAAGCTTGTGTAAAACTGACAGATCGCTATATAACTGATCATAATTTCCCCGATAAAGCAATAGATGCGCTTGATGAATCAGGTTCACGTATTCACTTAACAAATATTAGTGTTCCGAAAGAAATAGAAGAACAAGAACGTCTTATCGAGGGCACTAAAGCTCAAAAAAATGAAGCTGTTAAATTACAAAATTATGAGCTTGCGGCTAGCTATAGAGATAAAGAAAAAGAACTTTTGGCACAGCTCGATCAGATGAAAAAAGATTGGGAAGCTACCTTAAAAGATAACAGACAAACGGTTAATGAAGAAGATATAGCCAATGTCGTTTCTATGATGTCAGGCATTCCCGTACAGCGTATGGCACAAGCTGAAGGAGCTAAACTTGCGCATATGAAGGACGATTTGGAATTAAAGGTTATAGCCCAAAATGCCGCTATAGAAAAACTGGTAAAAGCAATTTTACGTAGCCGTGTAGGCTTGAAAGATCCAAATAAGCCCATCGGTACATTTATGTTCCTTGGCCCTACAGGCGTAGGCAAAACCCATTTGGCTAAAGAGTTAGCTAAATACATGTTTGGTTCGTCAGATGCTCTTATCCGTATTGACATGAGTGAATTCATGGAGAAATTCACCGTTTCTCGTCTTGTTGGAGCTCCTCCGGGATACGTAGGTTATGAAGAAGGAGGCCAGCTGACAGAGAAGGTACGTCGCAAACCTTATTCAATAATTCTACTTGATGAAATAGAAAAAGCTCATCCTGATGTCTTTAATCTTTTGCTGCAAGTGATGGATGAAGGCAGACTGACTGACAGTTATGGCAGAATCGTAGATTTTAAAAATACTGTTATTATCATGACTTCCAATATTGGCACACGCCAGTTAAAAGATTTCGGAAGAGGTGTGGGCTTTTCAACAAATAGTCAAGTTGATAACAAAGCATTTTCACAGAATGTAATTCAAAAAGCATTAAATAAATCATTTGCACCCGAGTTTTTAAATCGTGTGGATGAAATAATAACCTTTGACCAACTATCTTTGGAGGCTATTATTAAAATCGTAGATATTGAACTCAGTGGACTTTATTCAAGAATAGCCTCAATAGGCTATACGCTTGAAGTAGACGATGCGGCCAAAAAGCTTATTGCATCAAAAGGATATGATGTGCAATATGGAGCTCGTCCACTAAAACGTGCTATACAAAATTATTTGGAAGATAAACTCTCAGAGTTAATTATTTCCTCCTCACTAAAAGATGGCGATACTATTAGGGTAAGTC
- a CDS encoding BatD family protein, giving the protein MRRLIFLLLTLLTINNIYADNKANFTASGPEAVAVGDQFRLSYTVTTQNVRDFRAPSIKGFDVLMGPSRSQQSSTQIINGNVSSSSSITFTYILMATAEGNFTISGATIVADGNQLISNSLKIKVLPADKSTSNSGTKGRTSSSVSRSSSSGNNISSKDLFITATASKTNIYEQEAFLLTFKIYTLVDLRNFTNVKLPDFKGFHSQEVELPNNSKWELEHYNGSNYHTTIYRQFVLFPQQSGKLVIEPARFDASIAKAVQSADPFDAFFNGGSNYVEVKKSIVTPQITINVNPLPSNKPAGFSGGVGSFNLTSSINSKAVKTNDAITIKLIISGIGNLKLIGTPEIKFPEDFEVYDPKVDNKVRLTKDGLSGSKVIEYLAIPRNPGSFKIPAVEFSYFDIKSKSYKSLKTEEYEVKVSKGAGNANQVIANFTNKEDLKVLAEDIRYIKLNSVHLHPKGNYFFNSFLYWSLYIIPAIAFFILFFVYRKQIIENSNVTKLRTKKANKVASKRMKLAGKLLAENKKEAFYDEVLKTLWGYISDKLSIPVSRLSKDNVAEVLKNHAVNDELITEFLNALNECEFARYAPGDENQAMDKVYSTTVKVISLIENSIKQ; this is encoded by the coding sequence ATGAGAAGACTAATTTTCTTATTATTGACATTGCTTACTATTAACAATATTTACGCAGATAATAAAGCGAATTTCACAGCATCTGGGCCTGAAGCGGTAGCTGTAGGAGATCAGTTCAGATTATCATATACTGTAACGACGCAAAACGTGAGAGATTTTAGAGCTCCATCTATCAAGGGGTTTGATGTATTGATGGGACCGAGTCGCTCACAACAAAGCAGTACGCAGATTATAAATGGCAATGTGTCATCCTCCAGTAGTATTACTTTTACTTATATATTAATGGCTACGGCCGAAGGTAATTTTACCATTTCTGGTGCAACCATTGTTGCTGATGGAAATCAATTGATATCTAACTCACTAAAAATAAAAGTTCTACCCGCGGATAAAAGTACTAGTAACAGTGGAACAAAAGGAAGAACTTCTTCTTCGGTCAGTCGCTCATCATCATCTGGTAATAATATATCAAGCAAAGATCTATTTATTACTGCTACAGCTAGTAAAACAAATATATATGAACAGGAAGCTTTTTTGCTAACATTTAAAATATATACATTGGTCGATTTACGTAACTTTACTAATGTGAAATTGCCTGACTTTAAAGGCTTCCATTCTCAAGAAGTAGAATTACCAAACAATTCAAAGTGGGAATTAGAACACTACAACGGCAGCAATTATCATACTACAATATATCGACAATTTGTATTATTCCCGCAACAATCCGGCAAATTAGTTATTGAGCCTGCACGTTTTGATGCTTCAATAGCAAAAGCGGTACAATCGGCCGATCCTTTTGATGCTTTTTTTAATGGCGGAAGTAATTATGTAGAAGTAAAAAAGAGTATTGTAACGCCTCAAATCACTATTAACGTAAATCCGTTGCCATCAAATAAACCTGCCGGTTTTTCCGGTGGAGTAGGGAGCTTTAACCTAACGTCATCAATCAATAGTAAAGCGGTTAAAACGAACGACGCAATTACTATTAAATTAATAATTTCGGGAATAGGCAATCTAAAATTAATAGGAACCCCGGAAATTAAATTCCCGGAAGATTTTGAAGTTTATGATCCTAAAGTAGACAACAAGGTTCGATTAACTAAAGATGGTCTTTCTGGCAGTAAAGTAATAGAATACCTTGCTATTCCTAGAAACCCAGGCAGCTTTAAGATACCTGCAGTCGAATTTAGCTATTTTGATATTAAATCAAAATCATACAAAAGCCTGAAAACGGAAGAATATGAAGTCAAAGTATCAAAAGGTGCGGGAAATGCAAATCAGGTTATTGCCAATTTTACTAATAAAGAGGATTTAAAAGTTCTAGCCGAAGACATACGATACATCAAATTAAACAGCGTTCATCTGCATCCCAAAGGAAATTATTTCTTTAATTCATTCCTCTACTGGTCATTGTATATTATTCCGGCGATAGCATTCTTTATTCTATTTTTCGTATATCGCAAACAAATAATAGAGAATAGCAATGTAACCAAGTTACGCACCAAAAAAGCTAATAAAGTTGCATCTAAACGAATGAAACTGGCAGGTAAACTTCTAGCTGAAAACAAAAAAGAAGCTTTCTACGATGAAGTTTTAAAAACACTATGGGGATATATTAGTGATAAATTAAGTATACCGGTTTCTCGCTTATCAAAGGACAACGTAGCAGAAGTTTTAAAAAATCATGCAGTTAACGACGAATTGATAACGGAATTTTTAAATGCATTGAACGAGTGTGAATTTGCTCGTTATGCTCCTGGAGATGAAAATCAAGCAATGGATAAAGTTTATTCAACTACTGTAAAAGTAATAAGTCTGATAGAAAATTCAATCAAGCAATAA
- a CDS encoding universal stress protein, with protein sequence MEDKLVTLAILTYAKAQILKNVLENEGIETYIHNVNQIQPIVSSGVRLRIKESDLPRALKITESSVWLAEDIVGEKASTTGKAPQNRILIPVDFSNYSMRACEFGFNFANVFQSEVILLHVYFTPIYASSLPYGDVFNYQISDDESVKNTLHKVHADLNVLSDKIKAKITSGEFPPVKYTCILREGIPEEEILRYAKDQSPRIIIMGTRGKSQKKIDLIGSVTAEVIERSKTTVLAIPESTILKNFSEAKRVAFLTNFDQRDLIAFDSFLNTLKSFEVSIYLIHLAETEDAWNEIKLAGIKEYLRKQYPHFEIHYNIVKNDDFLNSLDTYITTDKIDILALTTYKRNIFSRMFNPSIAQKMIFHSDTPLLVIKGQ encoded by the coding sequence ATGGAAGACAAACTAGTAACCCTTGCCATTCTGACTTATGCAAAAGCTCAGATATTAAAGAATGTACTCGAGAATGAAGGTATTGAAACTTATATTCATAATGTAAATCAGATTCAACCTATTGTTTCTTCTGGCGTACGGCTACGTATAAAAGAAAGTGATTTACCTCGCGCGCTCAAAATAACAGAAAGTTCAGTCTGGCTTGCTGAAGATATAGTAGGGGAGAAGGCATCAACAACAGGAAAAGCTCCCCAAAATAGAATACTTATTCCAGTTGATTTTTCAAACTACTCAATGAGAGCCTGCGAATTTGGCTTTAATTTTGCAAATGTATTCCAGTCAGAAGTTATACTACTTCATGTATATTTCACGCCTATTTATGCTTCGTCATTACCATATGGAGACGTGTTTAATTATCAAATAAGTGATGATGAAAGCGTAAAAAACACTCTTCATAAAGTGCATGCCGATTTAAATGTATTATCAGATAAAATTAAAGCTAAAATAACTTCAGGAGAATTCCCCCCCGTAAAATATACTTGCATATTACGTGAAGGCATTCCCGAGGAAGAAATTCTGAGATATGCTAAAGATCAGAGCCCAAGAATAATTATAATGGGTACACGAGGAAAAAGTCAAAAAAAAATAGATCTTATAGGGAGCGTCACCGCTGAAGTCATTGAAAGAAGTAAAACTACTGTACTTGCTATTCCTGAAAGCACAATATTAAAAAATTTCAGTGAAGCTAAAAGGGTTGCTTTTCTGACTAACTTTGACCAACGAGATTTAATTGCATTTGATTCTTTCTTGAATACCTTGAAATCTTTTGAAGTCTCAATTTATCTCATTCATCTAGCTGAAACAGAAGATGCATGGAATGAAATCAAACTTGCAGGAATAAAAGAATACTTGCGAAAACAATATCCTCATTTTGAAATACATTACAATATTGTTAAGAACGATGATTTTCTGAACAGTTTAGATACATATATAACTACCGATAAAATAGATATATTAGCACTTACTACATATAAACGAAATATTTTTTCTAGAATGTTTAATCCAAGTATTGCGCAAAAAATGATATTTCATTCTGATACACCATTACTTGTTATTAAGGGACAATAA
- a CDS encoding tetratricopeptide repeat protein, producing MKRVLFSMVLLLVASISFAQVKKVKEAKGIANELKPDFAKAEALIKEALANPETKEDPATWDVAGFIQKRINEKEMENAYLKRPYDTLKVYNSVLDMFKYYLKCDELAEIPNEKGKIKNKFRKSNSAIMLTDRQNLINGGIQYFNMDKNKEALAFFSTYIDVSSHPMFEKENFLEKDTILPQVAYYATLAAAKLEDYPTVLKYGPYAENDKEVGKYAMEFMATAYQSQGDTAKWVDTLKKGIQKYPDHSFFFGHLIDYYSNANKYDEAMQFADDMLAKDPNNTFYLYVKGYLYHNMKDYEKAIEFYKKTIEIDPKYAEAYSNLGLIYCIQAQDYAAKTTADMNDPKYAKEQAKIKQFYEEARPFYEKARELKPDQKDLWIQGLYRIYYNLNLGTEFEEIDKLMNH from the coding sequence ATGAAAAGAGTATTATTTTCCATGGTTTTACTGCTCGTTGCAAGTATTTCTTTTGCTCAAGTAAAAAAGGTAAAAGAGGCTAAAGGAATAGCAAACGAGCTAAAACCTGATTTTGCGAAAGCTGAAGCACTTATAAAAGAGGCTTTGGCCAATCCTGAAACTAAAGAAGATCCTGCAACTTGGGATGTCGCGGGGTTTATTCAAAAGAGAATCAACGAAAAAGAGATGGAGAATGCCTATTTAAAAAGACCTTATGATACCCTAAAGGTTTATAATAGTGTTTTAGATATGTTTAAATATTATCTTAAATGCGATGAATTGGCTGAAATTCCCAATGAAAAAGGAAAGATCAAAAACAAATTTAGGAAATCCAATTCTGCTATAATGCTTACTGATCGCCAGAATCTGATTAATGGTGGCATTCAATACTTTAATATGGATAAGAATAAAGAAGCACTTGCATTCTTTTCTACTTATATAGATGTTTCTTCTCATCCAATGTTTGAGAAGGAGAATTTTTTGGAAAAGGATACTATTTTACCTCAAGTGGCATATTATGCTACTTTAGCTGCCGCTAAATTAGAAGATTATCCTACTGTTTTAAAATATGGCCCCTATGCGGAGAACGATAAAGAAGTAGGAAAATACGCAATGGAATTTATGGCAACTGCGTATCAATCACAAGGAGACACAGCTAAATGGGTTGATACATTAAAAAAAGGTATTCAAAAATATCCTGATCATTCTTTTTTCTTTGGACATCTGATTGATTATTATAGTAATGCAAACAAATATGATGAAGCAATGCAATTTGCGGATGATATGTTAGCAAAAGATCCCAATAATACCTTTTATCTTTACGTTAAAGGATATCTATATCATAATATGAAAGATTATGAAAAGGCTATTGAATTTTATAAAAAGACAATTGAAATTGATCCAAAATATGCAGAAGCTTATTCAAATTTAGGACTGATCTATTGCATTCAGGCTCAAGATTATGCTGCTAAAACTACTGCAGATATGAATGATCCCAAATATGCAAAAGAGCAAGCTAAGATTAAACAATTCTATGAAGAAGCCAGACCTTTCTATGAAAAGGCTAGAGAATTGAAACCTGATCAGAAAGATTTATGGATACAGGGATTATATAGGATCTATTATAATCTTAATTTGGGAACTGAATTTGAAGAGATAGATAAATTGATGAATCATTAA
- the gyrA gene encoding DNA gyrase subunit A has protein sequence MLEQDRIIKINIEEEMKSSYIDYSMSVIVSRALPDVRDGFKPVHRRILYGMMELGNTSDKPYKKSARIVGEVLGKYHPHGDSSVYLAMVRMAQEWAMRYPLVDGQGNFGSVDGDSPAAMRYTEARLNKMGEEMMQDLYKETVDFDPNFDNTLLEPKVMPTRIPNLLVNGASGIAVGMATNMPPHNLSEVIDACVVYLDNKAVQVEELMNYVKAPDFPTGGYIYGMSGVREAFLTGRGRVVMRARAEIESGQTHDKIVVTEIPYNVNKAELIKAIADLVNEKKIEGISNANDESDREGMRIVIDIKRDANASVVLNKLYKMTLLQTSFGVNNVALVNGRPRTLNLRDLIAYFVDHRHDVVIRRTQFDLKKAKERAHILEGLIIASDNIDEVIKLIRAAKTPNDAIANLTLRFKLSDIQARAIVEMRLRQLTGLMQDQLHAEYEEIMKQIAYLEGILSDDELCRKVIKDELLEVKTKFGDNRRSEIVYSSEEFNPEDFYSDDEMIITISHLGYIKRTPLTEFHSQNRGGVGSKGTETRDEDFVEHIYPATMHNTMIFFTQKGKCYWLKVYEIPEGSKNSKGRAIQNLLNIDPNDAVNAYLRVKDLFDEEYINSHYVLFCTKNGVIKKTLLEQYSRPRQNGVNAITIREDDQVIEVRMTNGDNEIIIANKNGRAIRFHENVVRVMGRTATGVRGMTLDEDSADEVVGMVCIKDFETESIMVVSEQGYGKRSEIEDYRKTNRGGKGVKTMNITDKTGKLVTIKSVTNDNDLMIINKSGITIRLKVENVRIMGRATQGVRLINLEKRNDQIGSVCKVNSECLDDASSLLIIDEDDLPNKQIISEDIE, from the coding sequence ATGCTTGAACAAGACAGAATTATAAAGATTAACATTGAAGAGGAGATGAAGTCATCGTACATTGATTATTCGATGTCGGTAATAGTTTCGCGTGCCCTCCCAGATGTTAGAGATGGATTTAAGCCCGTTCATCGTAGAATTCTTTACGGTATGATGGAGTTAGGAAATACGTCAGATAAACCTTATAAAAAATCAGCAAGAATTGTTGGTGAGGTGCTTGGTAAGTATCACCCACACGGCGATTCTTCCGTATATCTTGCCATGGTTAGAATGGCTCAGGAGTGGGCAATGCGTTATCCTTTAGTCGATGGGCAGGGAAACTTTGGCTCTGTCGATGGTGATAGTCCTGCTGCCATGCGTTACACCGAGGCACGCCTTAATAAAATGGGAGAGGAAATGATGCAGGATCTTTATAAAGAGACTGTAGATTTTGATCCGAATTTTGACAATACGCTTTTGGAGCCCAAGGTTATGCCTACACGTATCCCAAATTTATTGGTTAATGGTGCATCTGGAATTGCTGTAGGTATGGCAACTAATATGCCTCCCCATAATCTTTCGGAGGTTATTGATGCCTGTGTTGTTTATTTAGATAATAAGGCAGTTCAAGTTGAAGAATTGATGAATTATGTAAAAGCTCCCGATTTTCCTACTGGAGGTTACATCTATGGGATGAGTGGAGTTCGCGAGGCTTTTCTAACTGGTCGTGGTCGAGTAGTGATGCGAGCCAGAGCTGAAATAGAATCGGGACAAACACATGATAAAATTGTTGTCACTGAGATTCCGTATAATGTTAATAAGGCTGAACTAATTAAAGCTATAGCTGATCTTGTTAACGAAAAGAAAATAGAAGGAATATCAAATGCCAATGATGAGTCGGATCGTGAAGGTATGCGTATTGTTATTGATATAAAGCGTGATGCCAATGCTAGTGTTGTTTTAAATAAACTTTATAAGATGACATTACTTCAAACATCTTTTGGAGTAAATAATGTTGCGTTAGTTAATGGGCGTCCTAGAACGCTTAATTTACGAGATTTAATAGCCTATTTTGTTGATCACAGACACGATGTTGTTATTCGTCGGACTCAATTTGATTTAAAGAAAGCGAAAGAAAGGGCTCATATCCTTGAAGGTTTAATAATTGCTTCAGATAATATTGATGAGGTAATTAAACTTATTCGTGCGGCCAAAACGCCAAATGATGCCATTGCAAACTTAACGTTGCGTTTTAAACTTAGCGATATTCAAGCTCGGGCAATTGTTGAAATGCGTCTTCGCCAACTTACTGGTTTAATGCAAGATCAGCTTCATGCAGAGTATGAAGAAATAATGAAGCAAATAGCCTATTTAGAGGGAATTCTGTCTGATGATGAACTTTGCCGTAAAGTTATTAAAGATGAACTGTTAGAAGTTAAGACTAAATTTGGAGATAATCGTCGTTCAGAAATAGTTTATTCGTCTGAGGAATTTAATCCAGAAGATTTCTATTCAGATGATGAAATGATTATTACTATTTCTCATTTAGGTTATATAAAACGTACACCGTTGACCGAATTTCATTCTCAAAACCGCGGTGGGGTAGGTTCTAAGGGCACAGAAACTCGTGATGAGGATTTTGTTGAGCATATATATCCGGCTACTATGCACAATACAATGATATTTTTCACTCAAAAAGGAAAATGTTATTGGCTCAAAGTATATGAGATCCCTGAAGGATCTAAGAATTCTAAGGGTAGAGCCATTCAAAACCTTCTTAATATTGATCCTAATGATGCAGTGAATGCCTATTTACGCGTTAAAGATTTGTTTGATGAAGAATACATTAATAGTCATTATGTCTTGTTTTGCACTAAAAATGGTGTAATAAAGAAGACATTGTTAGAACAATATTCGAGACCTCGTCAAAATGGCGTAAATGCTATTACTATTCGTGAGGATGATCAAGTTATAGAAGTACGCATGACTAATGGAGATAATGAAATAATTATAGCTAATAAAAATGGTCGTGCAATACGTTTTCATGAAAATGTAGTTCGTGTGATGGGACGTACGGCTACAGGTGTTCGTGGAATGACTCTTGACGAAGATAGTGCAGATGAGGTTGTCGGAATGGTTTGTATTAAGGATTTTGAAACGGAATCTATAATGGTTGTATCTGAACAAGGATATGGAAAACGTTCTGAGATTGAAGATTATCGAAAAACTAATCGTGGTGGCAAGGGTGTTAAGACCATGAATATTACTGATAAAACCGGGAAATTGGTGACAATTAAATCTGTGACAAATGATAATGATTTAATGATTATCAATAAATCTGGTATTACTATTCGTCTTAAAGTCGAAAATGTTAGAATAATGGGACGTGCAACACAAGGTGTCCGATTAATTAATCTTGAAAAACGCAATGACCAAATTGGATCCGTATGCAAGGTGAACTCTGAATGTTTAGATGATGCATCTTCTCTATTAATTATAGATGAAGATGATTTGCCTAACAAACAAATAATTTCAGAAGATATAGAATAG